In Providencia sneebia DSM 19967, one DNA window encodes the following:
- a CDS encoding YbdD/YjiX family protein, with product MFGNLGKTGKYLGQAARMLVGVPDYDTYVQHMKDNHPDKPVMTYKEFFRERQDARYGGSGKGGFRCC from the coding sequence ATGTTTGGAAATCTAGGTAAAACAGGTAAATATCTCGGGCAAGCTGCACGCATGCTAGTGGGTGTTCCTGACTATGATACTTATGTGCAACATATGAAAGATAACCATCCAGATAAACCCGTCATGACCTACAAAGAGTTTTTTCGTGAGCGTCAGGATGCTCGTTATGGTGGCAGTGGTAAGGGTGGATTTCGCTGCTGTTAA